In one Bombyx mori chromosome 22, ASM3026992v2 genomic region, the following are encoded:
- the LOC101747142 gene encoding uncharacterized protein LOC101747142 isoform X2 yields MMNISIVKLIYIDRLLLFILTLFSVTNSMSDELSNYSARGLITNVPYFSSVTISGMKQNITTSPITKYLNKVNRKQYEIINMLWRKTKIFVDIENNTSKYKSQKVNSTEKTKQYFLRKNLQIPRPFPGFQTSTPSFIEFYYLHEIDESNKGNMLHTDSHKLVDVKTKIDNVRHNSLRSVNAFYLFDRFFKTPQENLYKSFKTSGRTSSNKQIILNETSLFTLSTDQYSEKNENITQLDKLNKSISSKIFHVDPRFLPDKNKKRKGVHNSTANKRITQAENSTSKVFQYRNVDVQHTTTNDKIQESHNSVTTLNTSTKEMKTSSGRMRDISFRYEFVPWLNYPFMAVYVYEPLQVYCDSASISQHWLIASASCLSRHHENPGGYGQSAFVTYCGDNWRQLERIAYVKYSIIHPKFRSHDRVRQQLYNIGLIRVINSMTSSCPDWGPISLMSHKFHANQNGSKAIAIGWGLDRYDSRYSSSKMPKQALSVYEALLYSNDCPGNVGYRNSKKQFGDTGTNNIYCLSLPRYFGEENDPQHGSLLLIGGKLIGLYLQEERRSWGEQSAQYTGTWRLVPWVLDVAREPDEADNFNVDI; encoded by the exons atgatgaaTATAAGcatagttaaattaatttatattgaccgtttacttttatttatacttacatTGTTTAGCGTAACTAATTCTATGTCGGATGAATTATCAAATTATAGCGCCAGGGGCTTAATAACGAATGTCCCATATTTTTCAAGTGTGACCATAAGCGGaatgaaacaaaatattacaacatctccaattacaaaatatttaaataaagtcaACCGAAAACAGTATGAGATTATAAACATGCTTTGGAGGAAAACTAAAATATTCGTCGACATAGAAAATAACACGAGTAAATACAAATCCCAAAAAGTCAACTCGactgaaaaaacaaaacaatattttttacgaaaaaaCCTGCAAATTCCTCGTCCTTTTCCTGGTTTTCAAACTTCTACAccaagttttatagaattttattacttGCATGAAATTGATGAGTCGAATAAGGGTAATATGTTACATACAGATTCACATAAATTGGTTGATGTGAAAACAAAAATTGATAATGTTAGACATAATTCTTTAAGATCAGTtaatgctttttatttattcgatCGATTCTTCAAAACACCACAGgaaaatttatacaaaagtttcaaGACTTCCGGTAGAACAAGCTCGAATAAGCAAATTATTCTAAATGAAACTTCCTTATTTACACTAAGCACTGACCAATATTCAGAAAAAAACGAGAACATAACTCAACTTGATAAGTTGAACAAATCTATTTCATCGAAAATATTTCATGTTGATCCACGCTTTCTGCCTGAcaagaacaaaaaaagaaaaggtgTACATAATTCGACAGCAAACAAGAGAATAACTCAAGCTGAAAACTCAACATCAAAAGTTTTTCAGTACAGAAATGTTGATGTGCAGCATACCACCACAAACGACAAA ATTCAAGAATCTCATAATAGCGTGACAACGTTGAATACCTCAACTAAAGAAATGAAGACTAGCAGTGGACGAATGAGAGATATCTCATTTCGTTATGAATTTGTTCCTTGGTTGAATTATCCTTTTATGGCTGTTTATGTTTACGAGCCATTACAG gtatattgCGACTCTGCCAGTATCAGTCAACATTGGCTTATAGCTTCTGCCTCTTGTTTGTCTCGGCATCACGAAAATCCAGGCGGATACGGTCAATCAGCTTTCGTAACTTATTGTGGAGATAATTGGCGGCAGCTGGAGAGAATTGCCTATGTAAAATACAGCATTATCCATCCGAAATTCCGCTCTCATGATAGAGTGCGACagcagctttataatattg GGCTTATTCGAGTTATAAACTCTATGACTTCATCGTGTCCGGATTGGGGACCAATATCTCTGATGTCGCATAAATTTCATGCAAATCAGAACGGGTCTAAGGCTATCGCTATCGGATGGGGCCTAGATAG ataTGATTCAAGATATTCTTCTTCAAAGATGCCGAAGCAAGCTCTCTCCGTGTACGAAGCCCTTCTATATTCCAATGATTGTCCAGGGAACGTTGGGTACAg aaattcaaaaaaacaattcgGAGACACTGGCACTAATAACATTTACTGCTTATCTCTGCCACGTTACTTTGGAGAAGAAAACGACCCGCAACACGGAAGTCTTCTACTTATCGGTGGGAAATTGATTGGTTTATATCTACAG
- the LOC101747142 gene encoding uncharacterized protein LOC101747142 isoform X1 — protein sequence MMNISIVKLIYIDRLLLFILTLFSVTNSMSDELSNYSARGLITNVPYFSSVTISGMKQNITTSPITKYLNKVNRKQYEIINMLWRKTKIFVDIENNTSKYKSQKVNSTEKTKQYFLRKNLQIPRPFPGFQTSTPSFIEFYYLHEIDESNKGNMLHTDSHKLVDVKTKIDNVRHNSLRSVNAFYLFDRFFKTPQENLYKSFKTSGRTSSNKQIILNETSLFTLSTDQYSEKNENITQLDKLNKSISSKIFHVDPRFLPDKNKKRKGVHNSTANKRITQAENSTSKVFQYRNVDVQHTTTNDKVKFFEIYDSQLGFDHKESIDYIKIKTENKEEKKLLLEHLDFDAVQNNADTKLKHRKKHIIETNRNGFQIQESHNSVTTLNTSTKEMKTSSGRMRDISFRYEFVPWLNYPFMAVYVYEPLQVYCDSASISQHWLIASASCLSRHHENPGGYGQSAFVTYCGDNWRQLERIAYVKYSIIHPKFRSHDRVRQQLYNIGLIRVINSMTSSCPDWGPISLMSHKFHANQNGSKAIAIGWGLDRYDSRYSSSKMPKQALSVYEALLYSNDCPGNVGYRNSKKQFGDTGTNNIYCLSLPRYFGEENDPQHGSLLLIGGKLIGLYLQEERRSWGEQSAQYTGTWRLVPWVLDVAREPDEADNFNVDI from the exons atgatgaaTATAAGcatagttaaattaatttatattgaccgtttacttttatttatacttacatTGTTTAGCGTAACTAATTCTATGTCGGATGAATTATCAAATTATAGCGCCAGGGGCTTAATAACGAATGTCCCATATTTTTCAAGTGTGACCATAAGCGGaatgaaacaaaatattacaacatctccaattacaaaatatttaaataaagtcaACCGAAAACAGTATGAGATTATAAACATGCTTTGGAGGAAAACTAAAATATTCGTCGACATAGAAAATAACACGAGTAAATACAAATCCCAAAAAGTCAACTCGactgaaaaaacaaaacaatattttttacgaaaaaaCCTGCAAATTCCTCGTCCTTTTCCTGGTTTTCAAACTTCTACAccaagttttatagaattttattacttGCATGAAATTGATGAGTCGAATAAGGGTAATATGTTACATACAGATTCACATAAATTGGTTGATGTGAAAACAAAAATTGATAATGTTAGACATAATTCTTTAAGATCAGTtaatgctttttatttattcgatCGATTCTTCAAAACACCACAGgaaaatttatacaaaagtttcaaGACTTCCGGTAGAACAAGCTCGAATAAGCAAATTATTCTAAATGAAACTTCCTTATTTACACTAAGCACTGACCAATATTCAGAAAAAAACGAGAACATAACTCAACTTGATAAGTTGAACAAATCTATTTCATCGAAAATATTTCATGTTGATCCACGCTTTCTGCCTGAcaagaacaaaaaaagaaaaggtgTACATAATTCGACAGCAAACAAGAGAATAACTCAAGCTGAAAACTCAACATCAAAAGTTTTTCAGTACAGAAATGTTGATGTGCAGCATACCACCACAAACGACAAAGtaaaattttttgaaatttacGATAGTCAACTAGGATTTGACCACAAAGAAAGCATTGATtacataaaaatcaaaactgaaaacaaagaagaaaaaaaattactgttagAGCATCTTGATTTTGATGCAGTACAAAACAATGCCGATACAAAACTAAAGCatagaaaaaaacatattatcgaAACAAATCGTAATGGGTTTCAGATTCAAGAATCTCATAATAGCGTGACAACGTTGAATACCTCAACTAAAGAAATGAAGACTAGCAGTGGACGAATGAGAGATATCTCATTTCGTTATGAATTTGTTCCTTGGTTGAATTATCCTTTTATGGCTGTTTATGTTTACGAGCCATTACAG gtatattgCGACTCTGCCAGTATCAGTCAACATTGGCTTATAGCTTCTGCCTCTTGTTTGTCTCGGCATCACGAAAATCCAGGCGGATACGGTCAATCAGCTTTCGTAACTTATTGTGGAGATAATTGGCGGCAGCTGGAGAGAATTGCCTATGTAAAATACAGCATTATCCATCCGAAATTCCGCTCTCATGATAGAGTGCGACagcagctttataatattg GGCTTATTCGAGTTATAAACTCTATGACTTCATCGTGTCCGGATTGGGGACCAATATCTCTGATGTCGCATAAATTTCATGCAAATCAGAACGGGTCTAAGGCTATCGCTATCGGATGGGGCCTAGATAG ataTGATTCAAGATATTCTTCTTCAAAGATGCCGAAGCAAGCTCTCTCCGTGTACGAAGCCCTTCTATATTCCAATGATTGTCCAGGGAACGTTGGGTACAg aaattcaaaaaaacaattcgGAGACACTGGCACTAATAACATTTACTGCTTATCTCTGCCACGTTACTTTGGAGAAGAAAACGACCCGCAACACGGAAGTCTTCTACTTATCGGTGGGAAATTGATTGGTTTATATCTACAG